A DNA window from Moorella thermoacetica contains the following coding sequences:
- a CDS encoding phosphatidate cytidylyltransferase, with protein MLAARLVVALVGIPLLLGVTFLGGWWLNLLAELITLVGLMEFYHLAKRMQLKPMVPAGLLGGLFLIPVAYLSKGMPAWFLVVVTLGLLFLFLLMFPRLGVADLAVTFLGIWYVGGLVAYLPLIRLLPGGAGALTMVFLLTWATDSGAYFCGLLFGRRHPWPRLSPGKTWAGAIGGLFGSILIALAIGPLLLPGLSYWLLGVLAILVAVTAQAGDLIESGLKRQAGVKDSGWLLPGHGGILDRFDSLLLVAPVVYYYLVFFLS; from the coding sequence ATGCTTGCTGCCAGGCTGGTAGTAGCCCTGGTGGGTATCCCGTTACTACTAGGAGTAACATTTCTGGGCGGTTGGTGGCTTAACCTCCTGGCCGAATTGATAACCCTGGTGGGATTGATGGAGTTTTACCACCTGGCTAAGCGGATGCAACTAAAACCCATGGTACCGGCCGGCCTCCTGGGTGGCCTCTTCCTGATCCCGGTAGCATATCTTAGTAAAGGAATGCCGGCATGGTTCCTGGTAGTCGTAACACTGGGCTTGTTGTTCCTTTTTCTGTTAATGTTTCCACGCCTCGGGGTGGCCGACCTGGCGGTGACCTTCCTGGGCATCTGGTATGTAGGAGGCCTGGTGGCTTACCTGCCCTTAATACGCCTGTTGCCCGGTGGTGCCGGGGCCCTTACCATGGTCTTCCTGTTAACCTGGGCCACCGATAGCGGCGCCTATTTTTGCGGGCTCCTCTTTGGCCGCCGTCATCCCTGGCCCCGCTTAAGCCCCGGTAAGACCTGGGCCGGGGCAATCGGGGGGCTGTTCGGGAGCATACTCATAGCCCTGGCAATTGGCCCGTTGCTATTGCCGGGCCTGAGCTACTGGCTTTTGGGGGTGCTGGCAATCCTGGTGGCGGTTACTGCCCAGGCAGGTGATTTAATCGAATCCGGATTAAAACGCCAGGCAGGGGTGAAGGACAGCGGCTGGCTCTTACCCGGTCATGGCGGCATTTTAGACCGCTTTGACAGTTTACTTCTGGTTGCACCGGTGGTATACTATTATCTGGTCTTTTTCTTGTCTTAA
- the tsf gene encoding translation elongation factor Ts: MIAAADVKALRERTGAGMMDCKKALTEANGDMEKAIEYLRKKGLATAAKRAGKVASEGLVHAYIHGGGRIGVLIEVNCETDFVAKTEDFRDLVHNLAMQVAASRPEYVAREDVPEEVLAKEKEILRAQALNEGKPEKVVEKIIAGRLEKFYQENCLLEQPFIKDMDRTVQDLINEKIAKLGEKIVVRRFVRYEVGEGIVQSEE; this comes from the coding sequence ATGATTGCGGCTGCAGATGTGAAAGCGCTGAGGGAACGGACGGGGGCTGGTATGATGGACTGCAAAAAAGCCCTCACCGAGGCCAATGGCGATATGGAAAAGGCGATTGAATACTTACGTAAAAAAGGGCTGGCTACAGCCGCCAAACGTGCCGGCAAGGTTGCCAGTGAAGGTCTAGTGCACGCCTATATCCATGGCGGTGGCCGGATTGGCGTTTTAATTGAAGTTAACTGTGAGACCGACTTTGTGGCCAAGACCGAAGATTTCCGGGATCTGGTCCACAATCTAGCCATGCAGGTGGCTGCTTCCCGACCGGAGTATGTGGCCCGTGAAGACGTACCTGAAGAGGTTCTCGCCAAAGAGAAAGAGATTTTAAGGGCTCAGGCTCTCAATGAAGGCAAACCGGAGAAAGTGGTAGAAAAAATAATTGCCGGTCGGCTGGAAAAATTTTATCAGGAGAATTGCCTGCTAGAACAACCCTTTATTAAAGATATGGACCGGACCGTTCAGGATCTTATCAATGAAAAAATCGCCAAATTGGGCGAGAAGATAGTCGTCCGGCGCTTTGTCAGGTATGAAGTTGGCGAGGGGATTGTTCAATCGGAAGAATAG
- the xerC gene encoding tyrosine recombinase XerC → MPGVTFGEALEGFLLYLKGERQASPCTVDAYRADIEQFAAFVAGRAGQEAGPAAVDIWMVRRYLGWLNQLGQQRSSMNRKLAALRAFYRFLLRAGQVQSSPVALLSGPRREKRLPGCLSHAEMEKLLSIPATTPLGLRDRAILETLYASGIRVAELVGMDQDDLDLVAGYARVLGKGRRERVVPLGRYAVKALENYLHRARPELAARRIPPEPRALFLNHLGGRLTTRGVRERLSHYVEKAALRRGVSPHTIRHTFATHLLEGGADLRVVQELLGHIRLATTQIYTHISQSQLREVYRQFHPRASRDNIDNRR, encoded by the coding sequence ATGCCCGGAGTTACCTTTGGGGAAGCCCTGGAGGGTTTTCTTTTGTATCTAAAAGGCGAAAGGCAGGCTTCGCCCTGTACCGTCGATGCCTACCGGGCTGATATCGAACAATTCGCCGCCTTCGTAGCAGGACGCGCGGGCCAGGAAGCAGGCCCTGCAGCAGTCGATATCTGGATGGTGCGGCGCTACTTGGGCTGGCTGAACCAGCTGGGCCAGCAGCGGTCAAGCATGAACCGTAAACTGGCCGCGTTGCGTGCTTTTTATCGCTTCCTTCTACGGGCGGGGCAGGTACAGAGCAGCCCCGTCGCCCTGTTATCCGGCCCCCGCCGGGAGAAAAGATTGCCCGGCTGTCTGAGCCATGCTGAAATGGAAAAACTCTTAAGTATCCCGGCGACTACTCCCCTGGGTTTGAGGGACCGAGCTATTCTGGAGACGCTCTACGCCTCCGGTATCCGGGTGGCTGAACTGGTAGGCATGGACCAGGATGACCTGGATCTGGTAGCAGGTTATGCCAGGGTCCTGGGTAAAGGCCGGCGGGAAAGGGTGGTACCCCTTGGTCGCTATGCTGTTAAGGCCCTGGAGAATTATTTACATCGGGCCCGTCCGGAACTGGCCGCCCGGCGTATCCCTCCTGAACCCAGGGCCCTTTTCTTGAATCACCTGGGGGGGCGGTTAACAACCCGGGGAGTCCGGGAACGCCTGAGCCACTACGTAGAAAAGGCCGCCCTGCGGAGGGGGGTTTCCCCCCATACTATCCGCCACACCTTTGCTACCCACCTGCTGGAGGGAGGGGCGGATCTGAGGGTGGTCCAGGAACTCCTGGGCCATATCCGCCTGGCGACGACCCAGATTTACACCCACATCAGCCAGTCCCAGCTGCGTGAGGTTTACCGCCAGTTCCACCCGCGGGCCAGCCGTGATAATATAGATAATCGAAGGTGA
- a CDS encoding isoprenyl transferase: protein MVFSFLTKRSRSRKTREDGSQELDRERLPRHVAIIMDGNGRWARSRGLPRLAGHRAGVESLRDIVRACVDWGIGILTVYAFSTENWKRPHEEVEGLMNLLVEYLRRELAELRREGVQVRAIGRLEGLPRQAREELERARKETAANKRLILNLALNYGGRSELVDACRRIATLVARGELDPGEIDEEVINNFLYTAGLPDPDLLIRPSGEMRVSNFLLWQLAYTEFWVTDIYWPDFRREDLRRALLDYQQRERRFGGLKI from the coding sequence GTGGTGTTTAGTTTCCTGACAAAACGTTCCCGGTCGCGGAAGACAAGGGAAGATGGGAGCCAGGAATTAGACCGGGAACGCCTGCCGCGTCATGTGGCCATTATCATGGATGGTAACGGTCGCTGGGCTCGCAGCCGGGGCCTCCCCAGGCTGGCCGGCCACCGGGCCGGGGTGGAATCCCTCCGGGATATTGTCCGGGCCTGTGTTGATTGGGGGATCGGTATTCTTACCGTTTATGCCTTTTCCACCGAGAACTGGAAACGGCCCCACGAAGAAGTAGAAGGGTTAATGAACCTGCTGGTAGAGTATTTGCGCCGGGAATTAGCGGAATTACGGCGGGAAGGGGTTCAGGTACGAGCCATCGGCCGTCTGGAGGGCCTGCCCCGGCAGGCCAGGGAAGAATTGGAGCGGGCCAGGAAAGAAACGGCCGCCAATAAGCGGTTAATCCTTAACCTTGCCTTGAATTACGGGGGCCGGAGTGAACTGGTAGACGCCTGCCGGCGAATTGCCACCCTGGTGGCCAGGGGGGAGCTTGACCCCGGGGAAATCGATGAAGAGGTAATTAATAACTTCTTGTATACCGCCGGCCTGCCTGACCCGGACCTTTTGATCCGGCCTTCCGGAGAAATGCGGGTGAGTAATTTCCTCCTCTGGCAGCTTGCTTATACAGAGTTCTGGGTTACCGATATCTATTGGCCGGATTTCCGGCGGGAAGACCTGCGCCGGGCCTTGCTGGATTACCAGCAGAGGGAGAGGCGTTTTGGTGGCCTAAAAATTTGA
- the pyrH gene encoding UMP kinase, which translates to MGQPKYKRVILKISGEALAGNQGFGIDQEVITSIASQIKEVRELGVDVAIVVGGGNIWRGVKGSARGMDRATADYMGMLATVINSLALQDALENQGVDTRVQTAIEMRQIAEPYIRRRAIRHLEKGRVVIFAAGTGNPYFSTDTTAALRAAELEADVILMAKRVDGVYDSDPEINPEAKRLKDLDYLTVLNGGLGVMDSTATSLCMDNHIPIIVFGIKEKGNILKAILGEPIGTYVGRLE; encoded by the coding sequence ATGGGTCAACCCAAATATAAACGAGTTATCTTGAAGATTAGCGGCGAAGCCCTGGCCGGTAATCAAGGTTTTGGTATTGACCAGGAGGTTATCACTTCCATTGCCAGCCAGATTAAAGAGGTAAGGGAACTTGGTGTAGATGTAGCTATTGTCGTTGGCGGAGGTAATATCTGGCGGGGAGTTAAAGGGAGCGCCAGGGGAATGGATCGAGCTACGGCTGACTATATGGGTATGCTGGCTACGGTAATTAATTCCCTGGCCCTACAGGACGCCCTGGAGAACCAAGGGGTAGATACCCGCGTCCAAACGGCCATTGAGATGCGCCAGATTGCTGAACCCTATATTCGCCGCCGGGCCATCCGTCACCTGGAAAAGGGGCGGGTAGTCATTTTTGCTGCCGGGACAGGTAATCCTTATTTCTCTACCGACACTACAGCAGCCCTGCGGGCGGCGGAACTAGAAGCCGATGTTATTTTAATGGCCAAGAGGGTCGACGGCGTCTATGACTCTGACCCGGAAATCAATCCGGAAGCCAAACGCCTCAAAGACCTGGATTATCTCACCGTCCTTAACGGCGGCCTGGGCGTCATGGATTCCACGGCAACTTCCCTGTGCATGGATAACCACATCCCCATTATTGTTTTTGGGATTAAAGAAAAAGGTAATATCCTGAAAGCGATTTTGGGTGAACCAATAGGCACCTATGTTGGGAGGTTGGAGTAA
- a CDS encoding 4Fe-4S binding protein has product MSHRITEECLACGVCADECPNGAISEGEDKYEIDPELCTDCGTCMEACPNEAIVAE; this is encoded by the coding sequence ATGTCCCATCGGATAACTGAAGAATGCCTGGCATGTGGCGTTTGTGCTGACGAATGCCCCAACGGCGCCATCTCTGAGGGCGAAGACAAGTATGAGATTGACCCGGAACTCTGCACTGATTGCGGTACTTGCATGGAAGCCTGTCCGAATGAGGCCATCGTAGCAGAGTAA
- the hslV gene encoding ATP-dependent protease subunit HslV, producing the protein MEGTTVIAVRHQGRVALAGDGQVTFGNTVMKHKARKVRRLYQDRVLAGFAGSVADAFTLFEKFEAKLETYHGNLQRAAVELGKEWRTDRFLRRLEALLVVADKEHLLIISGNGEIVEPDDGIAAIGSGGPYALAAARALVAHTSMTAGEIAREAMNIAASICIYTNNNIIVEEL; encoded by the coding sequence ATGGAAGGGACAACAGTTATCGCCGTCCGCCATCAGGGTCGGGTAGCCCTGGCCGGCGATGGCCAGGTGACTTTCGGCAATACTGTTATGAAGCACAAGGCACGAAAGGTACGTCGCCTTTACCAGGACAGGGTCCTGGCAGGCTTCGCTGGCAGCGTGGCCGATGCCTTTACCCTTTTTGAGAAGTTCGAGGCTAAATTAGAGACTTATCATGGCAATCTCCAACGGGCCGCTGTTGAACTGGGGAAAGAGTGGCGTACCGACAGGTTCTTGCGGCGGCTGGAAGCCCTTTTGGTTGTGGCTGATAAAGAACACCTCCTGATTATTTCCGGTAACGGCGAAATTGTAGAGCCCGATGACGGTATTGCAGCCATTGGTTCCGGTGGCCCTTATGCCCTGGCAGCGGCCCGGGCCCTGGTGGCCCATACCAGTATGACGGCCGGGGAGATCGCCAGGGAAGCCATGAACATTGCGGCCTCCATCTGCATCTATACTAATAACAACATTATTGTTGAAGAGCTTTAA
- the frr gene encoding ribosome recycling factor → MLADILQEAEEKMKKAVEGLRRELASLRAGRANPALLEKVLVSYYGTPTPVNQLATVSSPEARLLVIQPWDRNILPEIEKAILKSDLGLTPSSDGTVIRITIPQLTEERRSELVKVARKKAEEFRVMVRNARREANDKLKASEKNKEASEDEVKRAQEKVQKTTDNYIQIIDKILATKEAEIMEV, encoded by the coding sequence ATGCTGGCTGACATCCTCCAGGAAGCAGAAGAGAAAATGAAGAAGGCGGTAGAGGGTTTACGGCGGGAACTGGCGTCCCTGCGGGCTGGCCGGGCCAACCCGGCCCTGCTGGAGAAAGTCCTGGTAAGCTATTATGGCACGCCGACACCCGTGAATCAGCTGGCGACTGTTTCATCACCGGAAGCCAGGCTCCTGGTTATTCAGCCCTGGGATCGTAACATCCTGCCGGAGATCGAGAAGGCCATCTTGAAATCTGATCTGGGCCTGACCCCGTCCAGTGACGGAACCGTAATCCGCATTACCATTCCCCAGTTGACGGAGGAAAGGCGTTCCGAATTGGTAAAAGTTGCCCGTAAAAAGGCGGAAGAGTTCCGCGTTATGGTCCGTAACGCCCGCCGGGAGGCCAATGATAAATTAAAAGCCAGTGAGAAAAACAAAGAGGCCTCCGAAGACGAGGTCAAGCGGGCCCAGGAAAAGGTACAAAAGACCACCGACAACTATATCCAGATCATTGACAAGATCCTGGCCACCAAGGAAGCAGAGATTATGGAGGTTTAA
- the rpsB gene encoding 30S ribosomal protein S2, with translation MAIISMKQLLEAGVHFGHQTRRWNPKMAPYIFTERNGIYIIDLQRTVKKIEEAYNFIRDLSRDGGKVLFVGTKKQAQESVKEEAERCGMFYVNVRWLGGTLTNFQTIRRRIERLKELERMEEEGTFDLLPKKEVAHLRGEREKLERFLGGIKEMKSLPDALFIIDPRKERIAVAEGRRLGIPIVAIVDTNCDPDEIDYVIPGNDDAIRAVRLLTSKMADAVIEGQQGQDQPEEEAVVE, from the coding sequence ATGGCAATTATTTCCATGAAACAGTTGCTGGAGGCCGGGGTTCACTTCGGTCACCAGACCAGGCGCTGGAACCCCAAAATGGCTCCATATATCTTTACGGAACGTAACGGGATCTATATCATTGATCTCCAGCGCACCGTCAAAAAGATCGAAGAGGCTTACAACTTCATCCGTGATCTCTCCCGGGATGGCGGTAAGGTCCTATTCGTAGGGACAAAGAAACAGGCCCAGGAGTCCGTTAAGGAAGAAGCCGAACGCTGTGGTATGTTCTATGTCAATGTGCGCTGGCTGGGCGGGACATTGACCAACTTCCAGACCATCCGTCGGCGTATTGAACGCCTAAAGGAACTGGAAAGGATGGAAGAAGAGGGTACCTTTGATCTCTTGCCCAAGAAGGAAGTAGCCCACCTGCGTGGTGAAAGGGAGAAACTTGAGCGCTTCCTGGGCGGTATTAAAGAAATGAAAAGCTTGCCCGACGCCCTCTTTATTATCGATCCGCGAAAAGAGCGGATTGCCGTTGCCGAGGGCCGGCGCCTTGGTATTCCCATTGTGGCCATAGTGGATACCAACTGTGATCCCGACGAAATAGATTATGTAATCCCCGGTAATGATGATGCTATCCGGGCTGTCCGTCTCTTGACCAGTAAAATGGCCGATGCCGTTATTGAAGGCCAGCAAGGTCAGGATCAGCCGGAGGAAGAAGCAGTAGTAGAATAA
- the ytvI gene encoding sporulation integral membrane protein YtvI: MAGLNGRFQQTFQSLLLALMAAVLFLLLYYYIFPAAREIIKTLVPIVLPFALAALLAAIIDPAVNLLEKKLKIGRGWAVITTLLLVLAIMGVALFYLLANLIIELESLVLNLPAQARSLGALLQEYFYRLQGFYFGGNLPPNILISFQSLFNNAVNVLKGFLTQTVQGLVIIVSSLPDFFIFVIITLVATYFFSRDKELILRTLLRVMPAGWRERTSRVFSSLGQAIIGYLRAEILLISLQMTQSVLGLLILKVDYALTLAFLIGLADLLPIVGPGTVFIPWIIIEFILGHYGLGLALLILYAFIIILRQVLQPKLVAVNLGLYPLTTLIVLYAGLKLLGVVGLALGPLTIVVLKAFFRSGQEVNK; encoded by the coding sequence TTGGCCGGCCTGAACGGGCGCTTTCAACAGACTTTCCAGTCTCTATTACTAGCCTTAATGGCTGCCGTCCTGTTCCTGTTGCTTTATTATTACATATTTCCTGCGGCCAGGGAGATTATCAAGACCCTGGTCCCTATCGTCTTGCCCTTTGCCCTGGCAGCTTTACTTGCCGCCATTATCGATCCTGCAGTCAACCTGCTTGAAAAAAAGTTAAAAATAGGACGTGGCTGGGCTGTCATCACCACTCTGCTCCTGGTACTGGCCATTATGGGCGTAGCCCTGTTTTACCTGCTCGCCAATCTAATTATCGAGCTGGAAAGCCTGGTCCTGAACCTGCCAGCCCAGGCCCGCAGCCTGGGAGCGCTTCTCCAGGAGTATTTTTACCGCCTGCAGGGCTTTTATTTCGGCGGCAACCTGCCGCCGAACATCTTGATTTCCTTTCAATCTTTATTCAATAATGCCGTTAACGTTTTAAAAGGTTTCCTTACCCAAACAGTTCAGGGACTGGTTATTATTGTCAGCTCCCTGCCCGACTTCTTTATTTTTGTTATCATTACCCTGGTGGCCACCTATTTCTTCAGCCGGGATAAGGAACTAATCCTGCGGACCTTGCTCCGGGTTATGCCGGCCGGGTGGCGGGAACGGACGAGCCGGGTTTTCAGTTCCCTGGGCCAGGCGATTATCGGTTACCTGCGGGCAGAGATCCTGTTAATCAGCCTGCAGATGACCCAGAGCGTCCTCGGTCTCCTGATTTTAAAGGTGGACTACGCCCTGACCCTGGCCTTTTTGATCGGCCTGGCCGACTTACTCCCCATTGTAGGGCCGGGTACGGTCTTTATCCCCTGGATCATTATTGAATTTATCCTCGGCCACTACGGCCTGGGGCTGGCCCTGCTGATTCTCTACGCCTTTATTATCATCCTGCGCCAGGTACTCCAGCCCAAGCTGGTGGCTGTCAACCTGGGCCTGTACCCTTTAACCACTTTGATTGTCCTTTATGCCGGCTTAAAGCTCCTGGGAGTAGTGGGCCTGGCCTTGGGGCCTCTGACCATTGTTGTTTTAAAGGCCTTTTTCCGTTCCGGACAGGAGGTTAATAAGTAA
- the codY gene encoding GTP-sensing pleiotropic transcriptional regulator CodY, whose protein sequence is METLLERSRKINRLLQRAAGNPVDFQEMASVMRDVLGANVYIVGRHARVLGYAFVEGFTCDIMEEIVFQSERFPEQYNEQLLRIDETQANFCQVGNGCVFDMDKKCVFNNKLTTVVPIIGGGQRLGTLVLSKFNVRFDDEDLVLAEYGATVVGMEILRAKADKIEDEARKRAAVHVALATLSYSELEAVEHIFAELDGDEGILVASKIADRAGITRSVIVNALRKFESAGVIESKSLGMKGTYIRVLNDHLLEELEKLRH, encoded by the coding sequence ATGGAGACTCTTCTTGAGCGCTCAAGAAAAATCAACCGCCTCCTGCAAAGGGCGGCGGGTAATCCGGTTGATTTTCAGGAAATGGCCAGCGTCATGCGTGACGTCCTGGGAGCCAACGTCTATATCGTTGGCCGTCATGCTCGCGTTCTGGGATACGCCTTTGTTGAAGGCTTCACCTGCGACATCATGGAGGAGATTGTCTTCCAATCAGAAAGATTCCCGGAACAGTATAACGAACAACTGTTACGTATTGACGAAACTCAGGCCAATTTCTGCCAGGTTGGCAACGGTTGCGTTTTCGATATGGATAAAAAATGCGTCTTCAACAACAAATTAACAACGGTGGTACCCATCATCGGCGGTGGCCAGCGCCTGGGTACCCTGGTCCTGTCCAAGTTCAATGTCCGCTTTGACGATGAGGACCTGGTCCTGGCCGAGTATGGCGCGACGGTAGTCGGTATGGAGATCCTGCGAGCCAAGGCCGACAAAATTGAGGATGAAGCCAGGAAGCGGGCTGCTGTCCACGTGGCCCTGGCAACCCTGTCTTACTCCGAACTGGAGGCCGTGGAGCATATCTTTGCCGAACTGGACGGCGATGAAGGTATCCTGGTAGCCAGTAAGATAGCTGACCGGGCGGGCATCACCCGTTCTGTTATCGTCAATGCCCTGCGTAAATTCGAAAGCGCCGGGGTTATTGAATCCAAATCCCTGGGGATGAAGGGTACCTATATACGCGTCCTGAATGATCACCTGCTGGAGGAACTGGAGAAACTCCGGCATTAA
- the hslU gene encoding ATP-dependent protease ATPase subunit HslU: MDFTPRQIVAELDRYIIGQEEAKKCVAVALRNRYRRQKLNPELRDEVLPKNIIMIGPTGVGKTEIARRLAKLVGAPFLKVEATRFTEVGYVGRDVESMIRELVENAVRMVKIEKRAEVEAKAAKMAEKRLLDLLVPRQGKEKGTHNPWEVLFGGAQVNSEGTVLEEESLREKRAILREKLRRQELEDMMVEVEVEDTTGPGGVILGGLGLEELGINLQDMLGNMLPRRKRKRLVTVAEARRILTQQEADKLIDMDDVAAIAVQRVEQEGIIFLDEIDKIAGRESSHGPDVSREGVQRDILPIVEGTTVQTKYGPVKTDHILFIAAGAFHVAKPADLIPELQGRFPLRVELKSLGREDFQRILTEPKNSLLKQYTALLAVDGIELQFSADAIAEIADIAYTVNTQGEDIGARRLHTILEKILQDLLFEAPEVQERKVVIDRTYVRKQLGDIMQRTDVQAYIL; the protein is encoded by the coding sequence TTGGATTTTACGCCCCGGCAGATAGTAGCCGAACTGGATCGCTACATTATTGGCCAGGAAGAGGCGAAGAAGTGTGTGGCGGTGGCCCTGCGCAACCGTTACCGCCGCCAGAAGCTGAACCCGGAGCTGCGAGATGAGGTTTTACCCAAGAATATCATTATGATTGGGCCGACGGGCGTTGGTAAAACGGAGATCGCCCGCCGGCTCGCCAAACTGGTGGGGGCACCCTTTTTAAAGGTGGAAGCCACCCGCTTTACCGAAGTAGGCTATGTGGGCCGCGATGTTGAATCGATGATCCGGGAACTGGTAGAAAATGCCGTGAGAATGGTTAAAATAGAGAAAAGGGCTGAAGTAGAGGCTAAGGCCGCCAAGATGGCCGAAAAACGGTTACTCGACCTCCTTGTTCCTAGGCAGGGTAAAGAGAAGGGTACCCATAACCCCTGGGAGGTTCTTTTCGGCGGTGCCCAGGTGAACAGTGAGGGTACGGTCCTGGAGGAAGAGAGTCTGAGGGAGAAAAGGGCCATCCTCAGGGAAAAACTGCGACGCCAGGAACTGGAAGACATGATGGTAGAGGTCGAAGTAGAAGACACCACGGGCCCCGGGGGCGTCATCCTGGGCGGGCTGGGACTGGAAGAGCTGGGTATAAACCTCCAGGATATGCTGGGCAATATGCTCCCCCGGCGTAAGCGCAAGCGCCTGGTAACCGTAGCCGAAGCGCGGCGGATCCTCACCCAGCAGGAAGCCGACAAGCTCATCGACATGGACGATGTCGCTGCCATAGCCGTCCAGCGGGTGGAACAGGAGGGCATTATCTTCCTGGACGAAATTGATAAAATAGCTGGCCGGGAGAGCAGCCACGGCCCTGATGTTTCCCGGGAAGGAGTCCAGCGGGATATCCTACCCATTGTTGAAGGAACTACGGTGCAAACCAAATACGGCCCGGTAAAAACAGACCATATTCTCTTTATTGCCGCCGGCGCCTTCCACGTGGCCAAACCGGCGGACCTAATCCCTGAACTCCAGGGGCGTTTCCCCTTGCGGGTCGAACTTAAGAGTTTGGGTCGTGAAGATTTTCAGCGTATTTTAACTGAACCCAAAAATTCCCTGTTAAAGCAATATACAGCATTACTTGCAGTAGATGGTATAGAATTACAATTTTCAGCCGATGCTATTGCGGAAATTGCCGATATTGCTTATACTGTAAATACTCAAGGCGAAGACATCGGTGCCCGGCGCCTGCACACCATTCTAGAAAAAATACTGCAGGATCTCCTCTTTGAAGCGCCAGAGGTGCAGGAGCGTAAAGTAGTAATCGATCGCACCTATGTACGTAAACAATTAGGTGACATCATGCAGCGTACCGATGTGCAAGCATATATACTCTAA